A stretch of Nonomuraea africana DNA encodes these proteins:
- a CDS encoding acyl-CoA synthetase encodes MEFNHADLFEGLADAIGDRVAVICGERRLTYAELDAHANRLAHHLREQGVGPGDHVGMQLYNGIEYIAAILATLKLRAVPVNVNYRYVEAELLYLYTDSRIVALVYDVEFDDRVAAVAPRAPELRHLVAVGGASAIAAAVPYEKALENQPGTRGFEPRSGQDVYIIYTGGTTGMPKGVMWHSEDLFMGFGGGNPYGEPRESPEQVIEEAAKANPMVMMAVAPLMHGATQMATFIAWWMGATMVYVRRFDAAEVLRAVEREKVVSMNITGDAMARPLADEIAVGDYDLGSLFVISSTGAILTGAVRDRLQELLPNTMILDNFGSTESGFTASGVAGSSPEKGLRYQPNANSTARLAVLDERLEPVKPGVLGTVAKAGRIAFGYYNDPEKTARTFVTDAQGTRWLLTGDLATVAEDGTISVFGRGSQCINTGGEKVFPEEVEAVLKGHPAVFDAVVTGVPDDRWGTRVAAVVEARKGVRVTPEELDTHCRNSLSGYKVPRTYAFVDEMVRSPAGKADYRWAREQAEAQG; translated from the coding sequence ATGGAGTTCAACCACGCCGACCTGTTCGAGGGACTCGCCGACGCCATCGGGGACCGCGTCGCGGTGATCTGCGGGGAGCGGCGGCTCACCTACGCCGAACTCGACGCGCACGCCAACCGGCTCGCCCATCACCTGCGGGAGCAGGGCGTGGGGCCGGGCGACCACGTCGGCATGCAGCTCTACAACGGCATCGAGTACATCGCCGCCATCCTGGCCACGCTCAAGCTCAGGGCGGTGCCGGTCAACGTCAACTACCGCTACGTCGAGGCCGAGCTGCTCTACCTCTACACCGACTCCCGCATCGTCGCCCTGGTCTACGACGTGGAGTTCGACGACAGGGTGGCGGCCGTCGCGCCCCGGGCGCCAGAGTTGCGCCACCTCGTCGCCGTGGGCGGCGCCTCGGCCATCGCGGCGGCGGTGCCGTACGAGAAGGCGCTGGAGAACCAGCCCGGCACGCGTGGCTTCGAGCCGAGGTCGGGGCAGGACGTCTACATCATCTACACCGGCGGCACCACCGGCATGCCGAAGGGCGTGATGTGGCACTCTGAGGACCTGTTCATGGGCTTCGGCGGCGGCAACCCGTACGGCGAGCCGCGCGAGAGCCCAGAGCAGGTGATCGAGGAGGCGGCCAAGGCCAACCCCATGGTCATGATGGCCGTCGCGCCGCTGATGCACGGGGCGACGCAGATGGCCACGTTCATCGCCTGGTGGATGGGGGCCACGATGGTCTACGTTCGCCGCTTCGACGCCGCCGAGGTGCTGAGGGCCGTCGAGAGGGAGAAGGTCGTCTCGATGAACATCACCGGCGACGCCATGGCGCGCCCGCTGGCCGACGAGATCGCCGTGGGCGACTACGACCTCGGGTCGCTGTTCGTGATCAGCTCGACGGGCGCCATCCTCACCGGCGCGGTCAGGGACCGCCTGCAGGAGCTGCTGCCGAACACGATGATCCTGGACAACTTCGGCTCGACGGAGTCGGGCTTCACCGCCTCGGGGGTGGCGGGCTCCTCGCCGGAGAAGGGCCTGCGCTACCAGCCCAACGCGAACTCCACGGCCAGGCTGGCGGTGCTGGACGAACGGCTGGAGCCGGTCAAGCCCGGCGTGCTCGGCACGGTGGCCAAGGCGGGCCGGATCGCGTTCGGCTACTACAACGACCCGGAGAAGACCGCGCGCACGTTCGTCACCGACGCGCAGGGGACGCGCTGGCTGCTCACGGGCGACCTGGCCACCGTGGCGGAGGACGGCACCATCAGCGTGTTCGGGCGCGGGTCGCAGTGCATCAACACCGGAGGGGAGAAGGTCTTCCCCGAGGAGGTCGAGGCGGTGCTCAAGGGCCATCCGGCGGTGTTCGACGCGGTGGTGACAGGGGTGCCCGACGACAGGTGGGGCACCCGGGTGGCGGCGGTGGTCGAGGCGCGCAAGGGGGTGCGGGTCACGCCGGAGGAGCTGGACACCCACTGCAGGAACAGCCTGTCGGGATACAAGGTGCCCAGGACCTACGCGTTCGTCGACGAGATGGTGCGCTCGCCCGCGGGCAAGGCGGACTACCGCTGGGCCAGGGAGCAGGCCGAGGCCCAG